One window of the Salvelinus fontinalis isolate EN_2023a chromosome 2, ASM2944872v1, whole genome shotgun sequence genome contains the following:
- the LOC129822527 gene encoding MIEF1 upstream open reading frame protein-like: MGGWSRSAVLELYRALLRAGRHLQYTDRNYYRRAVAGEFRRCQALTAPSDKEDALKRGQFFLSSRLGGLM; the protein is encoded by the coding sequence ATGGGCGGCTGGTCTCGTAGTGCGGTGCTGGAGCTGTACCGAGCACTGCTCCGTGCAGGGCGCCACCTTCAGTACACAGACCGCAACTACTACCGCCGCGCCGTGGCCGGCGAGTTCCGCCGCTGCCAGGCTCTGACCGCGCCGAGCGACAAGGAGGACGCACTGAAGAGGGGCCAGTTCTTCCTCAGCAGTCGCCTGGGGGGGCTGATGTAG